One Acropora palmata chromosome 2, jaAcrPala1.3, whole genome shotgun sequence genomic window carries:
- the LOC141873646 gene encoding uncharacterized protein LOC141873646 produces the protein MARRCSGCRKRRSLRANSFFQEFPKLPLSTLIKVIFYFTLDDPQKRIAQALNLNQSAVSAICRRLQDVCSVDVQNRPFTPFGGPGAVVKCDESKFNHKPKYNRGRRARQASWVFGIVSTQYTPSRGYFQVVERRDAGTLLPLIQRCILPGTEVHTDDWAAYRRVNTLPNVAAHRVVVHARHFVDPRTGVHTQEVESSWSSLKLGQKRRKGLRKEDLQVYLDERMWRQWRGGGPDVIMRNFIAILQLQFPVDTPVP, from the exons ATGGCAAG GAGGTGTAGTGGGtgcagaaaaagaagaagcctGAGAGCCAATAGCTTCTTTCAGGAATTCCCGAAGCTGCCTCTGTCAACATTAATAAAGGTCATATTTTACTTCACGCTAGACGATCCCCAAAAACGAATTGCACAAGCTCTAAACTTGAACCAGAGTGCGGTGTCGGCGATCTGTCGCCGGCTGCAAGATGTATGTTCTGTAGATGTGCAGAATAGGCCATTCACACCGTTTGGTGGCCCTGGTGCTGTAGTGAAGTGCGATGAAAGTAAATTCAACCACAAGCCAAAG TACAATAGAGGGAGGAGAGCTAGGCAGGCCTCGTGGGTATTTGGAATCGTCTCAACACAGTACACACCATCAAGAGGgtattttcaagttgttgaaAGAAGGGACGCGGGCACTCTTCTTCCCTTAATTCAGAGATGCATTCTCCCGGGGACGGAGGTGCACACTGACGACTGGGCAGCATATAGGAGAGTAAATACGCTACCAAATGTCGCCGCACATCGGGTGGTCGTTCATGCTCGTCATTTCGTGGATCCACGCACTGGTGTCCACACACAGGAAGTAGAATCGAGCTGGAGTAGTCTTAAACTTGGACAAAAGAGGAGAAAAGGCCTGCGTAAGGAAGACCTTCAGGTCTACCTCGACGAAAGAATGTGGCGGCAATGGAGAGGAGGTGGCCCAGATGTCATCATGCGTAACTTCATAGCGATCTTACAACTACAATTTCCAGTGGATACTCCAGT